The genomic DNA gcagggaggggaggagatgctCTGGGAGGGTTGGAGGAGGGATTCCTGAGCTGagggagatgctggggggagaggcgctGACTCTGTGTAATAGCGGAGACCCCTTGGGGCTGGGCTCAGATGGGTGACCATCTGGCAGGGCCCAGTGGGTGAGGTGGACGCTGTTGTTGTCATTACGCTGCCCTTCTTTTCCAGGTGCTGAGGAAATCGCCCAGTGTCTTCTTTCAGGGCTGACACATCAACTTTCCCCTGGTTGTGTGCGAGCTGCCTTGGGAATGGCAGGACAGTTCCGTAGCTATGTCTGGGACCCTGTCCTCATTCTGACGCAGATTGTCCTCATGCAGGCAGTCTATTACAGCTCCTTGGGGCTCTGGCTAGCTCTGGTTGACAGCCTGGTGCAGAATAGCCCGTCTCTTGACCAGATTTTCAATTATGAGGTAAGACGCTTTTCCTTAGCTAGAGCATAGAAAAGGTCTCTCAAATTCAGAGAATAAAACACTACAGGCTAACATGGTCACTGGCACACTCAGAAATGCGGAGTCCTCAGACCACATTGGATCTTGAGTCTCCTGCACCACTGAGCACAGAATTAGGGTGATTGCACACAGGAGATCAGTCTAACAAAAAATTCATACATAGTTACTGATTGTGGCTTCAGACCTAATCTTCTGGCAGTACCATTGCTGGAAAGAGGACCACAGCAGTCCATACAGTGTTTCTGTTTGTAGTGCGCACACTGACAATTCTTCCACAACTCAACATTGATAAGACTAGGAGTGCTCCAGAAGAGTCAGTATCTCAGAGTGCAACTGAGATTCTACGTTTTAATTACCACATGCAACAGTCATGGGAATTCTCATAAGAGAGATCCCTGCTCTGAAACCTGAAGAGAGCTGTGTTGCAGAAGCTGGGATCTAGTCTTAtcaatggtttcagagtagcagctgtgttagtctgtatccgcaaaaagaacaggagtacttgtggcaccttagagactaacaaatttatttgagcataagcttttgtgggctgaagaagtgggctgtagcccacaaaagcttatgctcaaataaatttgttagtctctaaggtgccacaagtactcctagtctTATCAGTGTTGTTCTCCAGACTCTCTTTAGACTTACAGGGCCAAACTCAGCCCTGGAGTAAgtttactgaagtcagtgcagttccATCCAGAGTGAATTTCTCCCTTGTGTGTTCTGACACACAAGCCCTAAAATTCCCAGGTGCCCAGGTGTTAACGTTGTAAATACAAACCCACAATTtaggaaaggaaaacatttttgttgttgctatttttggcttgttgtttttttaaatctagaaatACTAGTTTGTCAGCTTTGTAGGGAGCAAATAGAATGGAATTGGGCCACTGGGAAGAGCCTGAGTTGAGTAGAGTCCTAGCTGAAGCAATTTCCAATTCATTTCAGTGTCTTTCTTATTTATCACCCTATATAGATCTTGGGATTCTCTACCCCACCTGGAAGACTTTCCATGATTGCTTTCATCCTCAATGCACTCACCTGGTAAGTCAGCTCTCCAGTGATCAGCTGTGAGATTTTGAGCTTTTGTTTATCCGTACTGGGATTGGACATCTTCTGTCTGGGATTAGCCATTATTGCCTTTAAATTAGAATTTAAAACTGTGATGTTAGCATGTGCTAGCTAACACCTTGTAAAAGGCTACTGACTGTATACAAGACATACTGCCTTTAACACAGTGGGGAACCTAGGCTTTAACTCAACCAGTTTAGCACATGTTAAAGTCTACCCTGCTGCATTGTCTATGCTAGACTTTTCAAACATATTAGTACACATTCACTAACATGCTAACAACACAGCTTGTTACCCTACTCTTGATGAGGCTCATGCAGTGCTGATGATAGGAATGGACTGGGTTCAGAAATAGCCAAAGCCTTTTACTCTGCCCAAAATGTGATGTCTGAGTCTGGTGAACCTTGCAAACTCTGTGGGAAATTGTGTTTCCTGCAGTGTGAAGGGAAATGATGTAAGTGCTTCTGTTGCATGTCCACAGTGTGAGCCTGGGGCTTTGTAAGTTAAATTTGTCCCAGTGAGAGAgcctatttttattattaatttgttcaTAGCACTTGCAGTGTTCTAGGTATCCCATACTTACAAAGAATACAGAGCCACAAGTTCCCTGCTTGAAGAGCTTTCAGGCTAATGGTAGACATGATGCAACAAGTGAAAGCTACAAACAATAGGTTGTGAAATAGGAGGATGGCCTATAGATGAAAACTGTAAAAACCAGCTCACACATATTGTATCCCCAATTCCCTACATCCCAATCGACTAAAATGCTCTTCTAGGGCAAAGTGCCCCCTTAGGACAGTCCTCTTCTCCATAGCCTTCCTTGCCATCCAGCCACTCTCTGTTCTTACTTCATGTGTCAGTCCCAGGCACATCATTCTGTGAAGAGTTTTACATCTCCCTGGAACAATTGCCCTCTTTCCACAGCACAACTTTCCGATCCCTCTGCAGTGGTCCTGCTCTCAAAAGCTGTTCCTATTCCCTGCTCCTTTGCCAAGCTGTCCAAGCAAGACAGCTGGTACTGTGTCTGATTATGTCTTTTGTGCTAGAACTAGCCCATAGTAGCAAGGATCTTGCCCCATGAGATGCCAGTCAGGAGGTCATTTGGGCCTGGTGATTCAAGTGTCTCCTTAATCCTTCTTTTGTTTTAGGTGGGGGTCTGTGCATTAAGGTCACTTGAACTATGTTGTTGCAGAACAAACATATCTTGTTCTTGTTGGCTGAGATCTGAGAATTCCCTCCATTTATCAGTAATGACTCCTGAAGGGGACAGCTGGCAATTAGGAGGtctaagcacaggactgggaatgaggaactcctgagttctagtcctgacTCTGATGCTGATTCTTCTGAACCCTTAAGAAGTCATTTAAgttcactgcctcagtttccccatcttttagCTGGGGATAAAATCTGCACCTGAGGGATTTTGtggaaattaattaatatttgtaaataattGTTTATCTATAAAATGCTAAAAAGGTGCAAAGTATTTAGTCTCAGCCAGTGGCCAAAGATTGCAGAGACAAGGCAGAAAGCCAGCTGggaatttttaaactaaaagcTTATTCCTCTGCCATCACATAATTAAAATGCTACAAGCTGCTTAAGTTTTACTGCAGTAACATTGAGCAAGGGCAGAATAGTCCTGACTTCAGAACAGttaaggtttatttttaatggaTAAATAATCAGTACAGATAATTCCTGATGGCTGCTGCTAGATCCCTGCCTCTCAGGCCACTGCAGTTTAAATATAGTTACAGTTACATCTGTCTCTTCTTTCTTCTTGCAGTGCTTTGGGCTTGTTGTACTTTATCCGGCGAGGAAAGCAGTGTTTGGATTTCACAGTCACAGTTCATTTTTTCCATCTGCTGGGTTGCTGGATTTATAATGCACACTTTCCCACAGCTCTAACGTGGTGGCTAGTGCATGGTGTGTGCACGGCACTCATGGCTGTGATTGGGGAGTATCTCTGTATGAGAACAGAACTCAaagaaatcccattgaattcagtccCCAAGTCCAGCGTATAAACTTGTTCTGGGGATGCGCTGCATCAGGCCATTGTTTCCAGCACCTCGGCAGTGACACAAGACAATGCCAGAAAACTTCATTAAAGAAGCACAGCGGGTCTGTTTGGACTTTTTTAGATCTTGGTGGCTGCATGAGTGTGAAGATCTCTGCTGTTGCCATTAGGACAGTGAACAAAGcagaagttttattttaataacacAAGGCATTTAATATGACTATTCTATGTGAGTGCTTTCACTATTAATTCGAGTGATATGGACCAGGGAAAAATCAGGCAACAAAACCTAGTGCATGAGAAGCAACTGGAATTTAACCCATGTGCAAGGTCTTTGGCGCGCATGTTGGAGCTGGGATGATCAAACCTTCGGGGAGAAACGCACAGTGATTGACTAGGAGCTGCCTCTTACATCTTTTTcctttggttggtttttgttttaaaatcaaggaTTTAAACTGATGTAGGATTAAAAAGAATTGTGTTTGTCTCAGTCACCAGTTGTGAACCTATAAGGCCTGTATGCTCATATGGGCTTCATTATTGTTCCTGTGTTTAGTTCCTAGAGTAGATGTAAGGCAACATACGTTGCTGGATTGAAGACGCTTTTTTAACAAAATAGGAAAAATGGTATTAAGTTGCCTTCAGTGTGTTATAATTCTTCTGGTGAGCTGAGCACTTTGAGCTACGTAATGAATGT from Malaclemys terrapin pileata isolate rMalTer1 chromosome 12, rMalTer1.hap1, whole genome shotgun sequence includes the following:
- the SYS1 gene encoding protein SYS1 homolog → MAGQFRSYVWDPVLILTQIVLMQAVYYSSLGLWLALVDSLVQNSPSLDQIFNYEILGFSTPPGRLSMIAFILNALTCALGLLYFIRRGKQCLDFTVTVHFFHLLGCWIYNAHFPTALTWWLVHGVCTALMAVIGEYLCMRTELKEIPLNSVPKSSV